The genomic stretch CATCGCTCCCCAGGCAGTGGAAAGCCTCTTGAAAAACGGTGCCACCCTCGGAGCATGCAACGAAGCTACCAAGTTTACCAACAACTCGCTAAAAGTTAGCCCAAACCCTGCAAGGACTATGGCGGAACTTGATTTTGAAAGTGCCATAGCCGATCAGGCCATGGTGAGGATCATCGATGCTTTCGGGACAGTGGTGCAGGAATATGAGCTGTCCATCCATGAAGGGGAAAACCAATTCCCCGTTGCCTTGGGCCATTTACGCCCTGGCTTCCATGTGGTCATGATTTCAGGATCGGCGGAAGAATACAACCAAGTGAAAATTTTCATAGAATAACCTAGGAAAAAATAACGTTAGAAGCCCCTAGATTATCAGGTTGAAACTGATGATCTAGGGGCTTCCTTTGTTTATAGGCCTTTGGTAGCCAAAGTTGAATACCTTGATATATTAACTGTTATAGGCCGTAGAAACCGTATCGGCACCTTCTCCTGTCCAGTTGGTATGGAAAAATTCTCCCCGTGGACGGTCAGTCCTTTCATAGGTATGGGCACCAAAATAGTCCCTTTGAGCCTGTAGCAGGTTGGCGGGCAACCGCTTGCTCCTGAAGCCATCAAAGTAGGCCAGCGAGGCGCTCAAGGACGGCACCGGAATACCATTGGTCACGGCTACTGCGCATACTTTTCGCCATCCCGGTTGGGCCTTCTGTACTTTTTCCTTAAAGAAATCATCCAGTAGCAAGTGTGGCAATGATGGGTTTTTATCAAATGCTTTTTTGATGTCACCGAGGAAAGCAGAACGAATGATACAACCTCCTCTCCACATCAGGGCAATATCGCCGTACTTCAGGTCCCAGTTATATTCCTTGGAAGCTTCCATCAGCAGGTTATAGCCTTGGGCATAGGAAATGAGCTTGGCGCCATAAACGGCCATTTTGAGGTTTTCCAACATCTCTTCCTTATCCCCTTCAAAAGTGATCTCAGGAGCTTGGAAAACCTGCGAAGCCTGGTCACGAAGGTCCAGCTGCGCGCTGAGGAATCTGGAAAACACCGATTCGGCAATCAGGGTCAAGGGCACTCCCAAGTGCATGGCTTCGATACCAGTCCATTTACCGGTCCCCTTTTGGCCAGCTGTGTCAAGGATCTTCTCCACCATGGGTGCTCCATCCTCGTCCTTGTAGGCCAAAATATCGGCTGTAATTTCGATCAAGTAGGAATCCAGCTCCCCGGTATTCCATTTTTTAAAGGTTTCGTGCATTTCATCATAGTCCATCTTGAGCACGTCCTTCATAAACTGATAGGCTTCTGTGATGATCTGCATATCCCCATATTCGATACCGTTGTGGATCATTTTCACATAATGGCCGGCACCATCTGCCCCTACCCAATCGCAGCAGGGTACCCCTCCATCCACTTTCGCCGATACGGACTGGAAGATTTCCTTCACATGTGGCCAGGCTTCCTTGCTCCCACCGGGCATCATGGAGGGACCGCGCAATGCGCCTATCTCCCCACCGGACACCCCTGTTCCAATGAACTGGAATCCCTTGCTCTCAACATATTCGGTACGGCGGATGGTATCGGTAAAATTGGAATTTCCTCCGTCAATGATAATATCACCCTTCTCCAGGTGCGGGATGATCTGGTCGATAAAGCTATCCACTGGATCGCCTGCCTTCACCAACATCATCACCTTTCGGGGTTTCTCCAAGGCCGCAACCAATTCCTTCACCGAATGGGTGCCTTTGATATTTTTACCGGCTCCCCGTCCCTGGATAAATTTGTCCACCTTGTCTGTAGACCTGTTATAGACAGCCACGGAGAATCCTTTGCTTTCCATATTCAGCACCAGGTTTTCTCCCATTACCGCAAGCCCTATCAGGCCTATATCAGCCAATTTGTTCATAATTTTCTTTTTGTCTTTTGATTAGTGATTTGTAAAGTCTGGGAAAGTTAACATAAATCCCGCTAATTTTTAAGCGATGGGGACAGTTCTCGTAAGGATTTGCGAGATCAAAGCAATCATGGTCATAGGAAAATCAAAAAATCACCATTAATTCAGCTATTCAATTGAAATGATTTAGGAGATTAAGATCTAGTAATGGTCATCATGGTTAGTTCTACCATTCAACAGTCTTGATTTGGGCATGATGATAGGATATCCGACTGGATTTTTCAGCTCCTAAATACAGCTCTCCCAATACGACGATCGGAAGGAAAACCTCTTTGGACTTACTAATCCTGCTTTGTCAAATTAAGGAAGTACCTTTAAAGAGATCCCTTCCCGATAGCTACCGGGAAAGGCTGTTCCCCGGGATGACAGCGTGTTTTGTCCCCGATATCCACCGGGGCAGGCTATTCCGACGAAGGAATCTCCTAAAATAACCGTAACATGACAAAGTAGGACTAATCTCTTATTAATAAGCAGAGTGGTTTACATTATCATGACAATAAACTACCTGGTATATTGTCAAACAAAGCCACCATTATATGAAATTGGAAACACCCTGAGCCTAAAAATCATATGCATATATGTTTCCACTTAAAAGGAATTGTCCTTTCCAAACTACTGCCCTTCCACAGCAATATCCAGGGTATTGGAGAAATAACCATATTTCAATTTTTCCAGCTGCCATTTGGTTATCAGGTCTACCAGCTTGAGTTGGCCTTCCAGGTATTTTTCCTGGCGCTTGTTCAGCAGGAACACCGAACTTTCCCCATAGCTGAACTTTTCGGATTCCGCCCATAGCAACCGCTCATAACCGTCCACGTTCTGCTTTTGGTTGGCCACTTGATTGGCCAGCAGCCCAATTTGGGCCTGGCTGTTGAGCACCTTGTTTTTCAGCCCAAGGGTCTTGTTTTCCAGGTCCAGCTGCTTTTCCTGAACCTTGATCTTGCTGAGCTGCAGGTTTCCCCGTTCCCCTCTCAGCAGCAGAGGAAAGCTAAAGGAAAAACCCCATTTGTAGTCGTTTTCATTGTATCCTGGAAATCCTTCCCCGTCGGGAGTGAGCAGCGGCATGTATTTGAGCTTGAGTTTGGGCAGCAGCTTTTCCTGCTTCATCCTTCTTTCCGCCTGTAATGCCGTAATGTCCAGCCGGCTTTTTTGCAGCATGGGATGTTGCTCTACCGAGTCAATGGGGAATTGTGGTACGGCAGCTTTTTCACGAAGGTTTTCCAGTTCCTCTGGTTCCCTTCCCTGCAGGTAGGCATTTCCATCCTGGTCCCAAAGAAAATTCTCCAGGTTCCTCACGGTCGCCACATAACTCGACTGTGCCGACTGAAGCAGGTTCTGGCGATCCTGCCACACGGTAAAGGCCTCCAGGGTATCCATGGCTGTCTTTTCCCCATTAAAATATGAGGTTTTGGTATTTTCGAAATAATTCTTGGCCAGCACGACACTTTCCTGGACAATCGATAGGGACTGATGGCTATTGGCCCAGTAGAAATAGGCCTCCGCCGCACTGAAGTAAAGGTCATTGGTCTGCAATACCTGTTCTTGCCCTGCGATGGCCGCATAGGCCTTCGCCTGCTTCAGGGCCGTCCTCCCCTCGTCCATCAGCAGTCCTTGGAGCACGTTCAGCTCAATGCCGGCATTCCACAGTCCCTCGTCCCCAGCGATATAATTTTCCGGGTTCAGGTTATGGCCTGAATTCTTTTCATACCCCGCCACCAGGTCAAAACCAGCCACTGTTGGAACCCTTACCCCGGTGGCAAGTTTCCGGTAATAGATCTTCTCATCGTAATGTTTTTGGCTAAAATCCGCACCGGCCACCGGATCAAAATTTCCCCGCGCAGCACGTACGGTGGCTTCTGCCTTTTGCACATTGAGCCTCGCCTTTTGGGACAGGGGATGATGGGCCAGCACATCCTGGATGTACTGCTCAAAGGCAAGCATCCCATTTTCCTGGGCCGAGGAATCCGGATGAATGCACATCACCAATGAAAACAACAAGCCTATATAAATTCCAGCTTTGATCATGTCAATGCTTATTTTACCGATTTTAAGGGAGCCTTTAATTTAATTGATTTGGGGTTGGCCTTCTCCTCGCTGTAATAGTCTGTCGGAAAGCCATTCAGCT from Echinicola soli encodes the following:
- the gnd gene encoding decarboxylating NADP(+)-dependent phosphogluconate dehydrogenase: MNKLADIGLIGLAVMGENLVLNMESKGFSVAVYNRSTDKVDKFIQGRGAGKNIKGTHSVKELVAALEKPRKVMMLVKAGDPVDSFIDQIIPHLEKGDIIIDGGNSNFTDTIRRTEYVESKGFQFIGTGVSGGEIGALRGPSMMPGGSKEAWPHVKEIFQSVSAKVDGGVPCCDWVGADGAGHYVKMIHNGIEYGDMQIITEAYQFMKDVLKMDYDEMHETFKKWNTGELDSYLIEITADILAYKDEDGAPMVEKILDTAGQKGTGKWTGIEAMHLGVPLTLIAESVFSRFLSAQLDLRDQASQVFQAPEITFEGDKEEMLENLKMAVYGAKLISYAQGYNLLMEASKEYNWDLKYGDIALMWRGGCIIRSAFLGDIKKAFDKNPSLPHLLLDDFFKEKVQKAQPGWRKVCAVAVTNGIPVPSLSASLAYFDGFRSKRLPANLLQAQRDYFGAHTYERTDRPRGEFFHTNWTGEGADTVSTAYNS
- a CDS encoding TolC family protein: MIKAGIYIGLLFSLVMCIHPDSSAQENGMLAFEQYIQDVLAHHPLSQKARLNVQKAEATVRAARGNFDPVAGADFSQKHYDEKIYYRKLATGVRVPTVAGFDLVAGYEKNSGHNLNPENYIAGDEGLWNAGIELNVLQGLLMDEGRTALKQAKAYAAIAGQEQVLQTNDLYFSAAEAYFYWANSHQSLSIVQESVVLAKNYFENTKTSYFNGEKTAMDTLEAFTVWQDRQNLLQSAQSSYVATVRNLENFLWDQDGNAYLQGREPEELENLREKAAVPQFPIDSVEQHPMLQKSRLDITALQAERRMKQEKLLPKLKLKYMPLLTPDGEGFPGYNENDYKWGFSFSFPLLLRGERGNLQLSKIKVQEKQLDLENKTLGLKNKVLNSQAQIGLLANQVANQKQNVDGYERLLWAESEKFSYGESSVFLLNKRQEKYLEGQLKLVDLITKWQLEKLKYGYFSNTLDIAVEGQ